A stretch of DNA from Candidatus Aramenus sp. CH1:
AGTAGCGTAAGTCTCTGGCGACCGGTTTTAGTCAACTATTGCTATCCCTGCTTCTGCACCTGCTTGAACATGTTGAATATATAAGCTGTGAAAAACAGGGTGACCAAAGCCAAGACTCCAAAGGACCCCCTTATGCCCAAGACGTCAACTACTCCTGATATCAACAAGGGGACAAAGGAGGAGAACCCGGTCATAACGGCAGAGAAATAGCTGTTAGCCACGCTCCTCTCCCCCTCAGAGAAGCTCCTGGATATGGATATGAGGGACACAGGGTAAGTTATACCGTGTGGGACTCCCAACACGACCAGGGCGAGGGCGTACATGAGTAGCGATCTCGAGAAGAACGCCATCACGAGGCCAGCAAACGTGAGTGAGGTGGAGAGCCCCACGAAGCTCCACAGCCTCTTAGGCGGGTAGACGGTCAAAGCCAGCCTCCCGAGGAAGGAGGTAGTGAAGAACAGGGAAAATAGCAGGGTCGCGGTCGAATAGGAGGCCCCAAAACTGTTAACAGCGAAGATTCCCCCAAAGGTAGTCAGCGTCCCGAAGGGTATTCCGTACATCAAGTTTAAAGCTACGGACAGCTTGAACCCGCTCCTTCTCCACACGTTCACTCTGCCCTCGACCTCTTGCACTGACCTGGGAAAGTCGAGGAAGAACGAGAGGGCGAAGACGAGCACTGCGAGGGGGGAGAAGAGGAGAAAAGCTTGGAAAAGGTTGAACTTCAAGAGCACAGCGGACTCAATGGAAGGGCCTGCTATAAGCGAAGTACTCAAGGCGAGTGTGTAAAGGGAGAGTAGCCTCTCCCTTGTCCTCTGCTCAGGGAAGAGGCTCGCTGAGGTGACGACGTTGGGCATCAGGATCCCTATTGCAAACCCAATTAGCGAAGTAAGTAGCCACACGTTTGCAGGGGAGGAGAAGTAAAAGAGGGGGAAAGAGAAGGCATACGTCGCTGACGCCATGAAAAACGCCCTCCTCCTTGCTTCTCCCCTAAGCCTTGCGTTCAGGAGCCCACTTGACAGGAAGGCGAATACGGTAGCTAGGGACGAAATGAGGCCTATGGTGAGGCTAGAGAAGTGGAAGTAATACTTGGCTATTAAGGGTAGGGTGGTCATTAACATGTTGTCCGAGGCCCTAAAGGAAAAGGTGAGCAACACTAGAACTAGGGCAAAGAGGAAAGGTCTCCTCATGTCTCACTATTCTGTGGACATGTAGTATATATGCGTGTGAGAAACATCTCTCCCCCTTCAAGGTTTAAAGCTTCAGAGCAGAATTTAGAGTAATGGAAAAGGAGTACTTAGCCTCAAGGATAAAGAACCCTCTGCTGAGGGACGCATTCTACAAGGTCAATAGGGAGGACTTCTTGCCGGAGCACTTGAGGAACTTTGCGTACAGCGAGAAGTACTCCGGCCAACCTCTGGTCATCTTCCCTGGGGTTACGACTACTGCACTAGATCTCGGTCTCTACATGTTGGACAGCCTAGAGCTTTCTCGAGGGCAGAAAATCCTGGAGATAGGGACAGGGATAGGCTACTACACGGCGTTAATGGCTGAGATCGCTAATAAGGTGGTAAGCGTGGAGATCCACGACGAGATGTACGAGTACGCCAGGAAGAGGCTCAACTATCCCAACGTAAAGCTTATGAAGAGAGACGGTACCCTCGGCTACGATGAGGATTCCCCCTACGACAGGGTAATAGCGTGGGCCTCCTCCCCGACCCTCCTCTGTAAGCCCTTCGAACAACTCAAGGAAGGAGGGATAATGGTCTTGCCGATAGGCTGGAGGAAACAGTGGCTCTATAAGGTGAAGAAGGTCAACAACGCCCCAGTGATGGAGAGGCTGATGGAGGTGGTCTTCATGAAAATGAGGGGAGTCTACGGCTTCTACGAGGAAGACAACGACGACCTAGAGCACAGAGTGAACTTATTAGAGAGGCAACTGAAGGGGCTCCTGTCAAGGCTCGGGTTCAGTCCTCAAAGCTAAGGTCAGCGGTTTCCAGGAGGACACCGCCGGGAATTTTTGCTAGGACGTACCGAAGGAGAGGCAGGTAGGAGTAGGGCAACTCCAAGTACTTCCCCTTGTTTGCAAAGATCTCCACCTTCTTAGAGTAGTGGTCAGCGTAGACTATGAAATCCGTGAACCGAAGATCGAAGACCACCTTTAGGGAACCGCTGAGCTCCTCCATGAAGTCTTGGAGTTCTAACTCCTCCACGTCATAGGCTATCATTGGTTTCGCCAGCCTCACCTCATAGCCGTCCATCTCCTTTACCTTCTTCAGCTCCCTTACCTTCCCGTCGTAGGAGAAAACCTTGTCCTTAGTAATGAACAAGTACTTGGACGGCATAAGATTTTTTTTGTATTATCTAGATATAAACCTTTCTTCTAAATAAGTCAGATCAAATATGAATTTGTCATTGAGATTAAATATATAATGTCTATTTACTCTATATAGTCTATATAGTCCTTTACCCTCCTCATCGCCGTGGAGAGATGCTTACACTTTCCCTTTATGGCGAAGCCGGGACAGCTACAGCTTGCCCTTACCCTAGTTCCCGCGTCTATCTTGACGACGTAGCTTTCAAGGGGATTCTCCTCACTATCAACTACTAGGAGGAAGACCTTCCTGCCCTCGTAAAGCCTTGCGGAGACCAAGTAGGGGTACACGAGGGAAAAAGTTTTAGATATTGGCTGAGGGGAGGCCGAAAGTGGTTACTTCATGTTCCTTGCCAGTTTCTCCCTGACGGAGGCGTCTAGGCTGTTGATGACTTGGCCCACTACTTTCGCGTCCCTCTCCTGCACCTCCTTGGGGAGGGACTGGACTGCCTTTGCCCTCAGCGACAGGACTGCCTTTACCACCTCGTCCGGGTACATGGATAGTACCCTCATCATTGAGTCGCACCAGTTCGCGTAGTCCTCGTCTGATGCCTTTGCCCCCAGCGCCGTCAGGAGGCCCTTTACTGCCTCAAGTTTCTGGTTGTCGTCGAGCGTGAACAGTGTATTCAGCACTTTCATTATGGTGTCATTCCTCTGGGTGTAGGGCATCTTGGCAATTTGGATGGGGTCAAGGGAGAGCATAAAATATCATCCATTTATACAATATTAAACTAATCTATAATGGCAGATCTTAGTTCCCACGTAAATGCGTAAACAGAATGTCCGTCGCACAAAAAAGGTATTACTTGTTTGTCTGCTCAAGCTGTACTTCCACTTCCTTGGAGGACTCCTCAAGTGGCTTGCCCTTGGTCTCAGGCACTAACAGCCACGTTATCACCGCGGACGCTAGGGCTATTGCCCCCAGGAAGCCCACAGCGAAGCCCTCTCCGTACGTGATGAAAAGCGAGGGGAAGACGAAGGACGTCAGTGACGCCCCTATCCTCCCAGAGGCCACGGTCAGCGACTGCACTATTCCCCTGACCTTTGTGGGGGCTAGCTCGACGCCTAAAAGCCCGGTGGCGCTTATCGACCCTGGACCAGCTTGTTGTGCAAAGCCCATCATGCCGTAGAGCGCGTAGGCGACCACAGGGCTAAAGGCCGCTCCAGCGATGTCCTTGTAGGCTGAGAAGGCGAACAAGGAAAGGGCAATGCCTATGAAACCGACCACTTGGAGTGGTTTTCTGCCTATTCTATCTATAAAGGATAAGGCAACTATCCCTCCTGGTACCACGAAGATGCCCTCGTCCAGAAGCTGGAACACGCCGGAGTTTATCCCCAGGCTCTTAGCTATCAAGGACGGACCAAAGAGTATTCCAGAGTAAGCCACTATGTCGAAGAGGAACCAAAGGACGCATGCCACAAGGAAGTTCCTCCAGAATCTCCTAAAGTACTCCGAGAACGCCTTGACGTCTCTGAGCTCGCTCGACACCTGCAATTCCTGGCCCACCACCTCCTTTACTACCTTCCTGAGTCCCTCTACGTCCCCCTTTATCCTAGCAAGGTACCTAGGGGTCTCGGGTATCTTCCTCCTCAAGTAGATTACCGACGCTGCAGGTATTGCTCCTGCTGCTAGGACTACCCTCCAGGTCACGTCCGGTGACACTCCAAAGTAGGACAGTCCAAGGTATATAAGTGCCGCGGTTGTGGCCCCGAAGCCCCAGAAGAGCCCGAAGCCCAAGGCTATGATCTTCCCCCTGTCCTTTGCGTTGGAGTGCTCCGCCATTATCATTGGCGACAGGACGTAGTCGGCGCCTACGCCGAGGCCCAGCAGGAACCTAACCAGGACGAGTTCTATGGGTGAGGTCACAAAAGCCTGTAGTACTGCGCCTACCGTCATTAAAGCCACGTCGACCCCGTAGAAGGTCTTCCTCCCCCTGTTAGACAGCATGCCAAAGATTATCGCCCCCACGGCCGCACCAATTAGTGCCGACCCCGATATCAACGACGTGTAGAGGGCGTAGTCGGGGCTGTGCTCAGTGATCCCTAAGGCGGACAGCACTGTTAACAGCACTATGCCAATTGACGACAAGTCGTAGCCATCCGTGAACACTCCCATCCCTGTCGTTATTAATGACCTAACGTGGAACCAACTAAACTCCTTTTGGTCTAATGGCTTGAACACTGACCTTATGTCCATACCTCCTCGCTTTACCAAAGGGTGTTGGGAAATATAAATATTATCGACTATTGGATATATATTCCTAAATAGTTTATCAATGAAATGTAGAAATATATAGTAAAATATAGCCTACTTTCCCTACTGGAAATATGGGGCGACCATTTAGGGAATTTAGGTGTATATAGCCTAATGTTGGGTTTGCTTTTATTCCCCTCAAGGGACAATAACGCATGGACGCAGTTCTAGTGGGCGTGGTGCTCGGCGTAGTCCAAAGTGTGAGCGAGTGGTTGCCAATAAGCAGTAAGACCCAAGTGCTCCTAGCTTCTACCTTTCTCCTTGGGGTCAGCTTCTCGGTGGGGTACTCCTTTGGGCTCTTCATGGAGATGGGGACGATACTGGCTGCGGTAGTGTACTTTAGGAGGGAGATATACGGAGTGCTGAGGGCGTTAGCTGGGAGGGGCAACCTGGAGGACGTCTTGCTCTTGAAGTACTTGGTGATGTCCACCTTGGTGACGGGGGCGGTGGGGATGCCAATATACGTCGCCGTGGTTGACCTAGTAAGGGGTCCCGCCATCGGCGTGCCCATGACCGCGCTAGGTCTAGTACTGATAGCTGACGGGCTGGTAATCCACTTCTCCAGGAGAGCCTACAGGCCTAAAAAAGGAGTTAAGGACATGAGCTTGAGGGAGATGGCTCTAGTTGGGCTGGCCCAAGGCCTAGCCGCCCTCCCAGGGGTGAGCAGGTCGGGGATGATGACCTCAGTCCTGCTCCTCCTAGGATATAAGCCTGAGGACGCCTTCAAGCTCTCTTTCATCGCACTGATACCCTCTGCTCTGGGGGCAATAGGGGTCACCGTTTTACTGTCAAGGGAGGTCGTGGAGAAGGCGTTGGACGAAGTTGGGCTGGGGTCCTTGGAAATATCTGTTGTCGTAGCTACGGCGGTGAGCCTAGTGCTGATAGACGGACTGTTGAAGTTCGCCAGGACTAAGAAGGTACTGTTGTTGGTCTTCGCTTTAGGCGCAATGGCGCTAGCGAGTGGGGTACTTAGCACCCTCACGGGAATTGGTTAAGTAGAACACCGCCCGTAACACTGCTCACACCAAGGACTCATTGGGTTGCTGAACTTGTGATGGGGCGAGCTCAAACTTCCTCACCTTGACCCTCTTCACCTCCCCGTTAAAGTAGAAAAGGGACTCCCCGACGTCCAGCGAGGGTACTATCCTCTCAACCTCCTTTGGTCTGAGGGGTAGGATCTCCTTGTACACCTTTAGGTCTGCGGGGTGGACTACCTTGTGGAGGAAGTAGAGTTCGCTCTCCGTCAAAGCGTCCTTGTTTACCTTGGCCGACCTCTGGCTAACGAAGACTAGGCCGAGTCCCCTCTTCCTCCCCCTCAAGGCTATCCTCACTATGGCGTCTGAGAGCTCAGTCTGCTTCCCCTGTGGTACGAACTCGTGCGCCTCCTCAATTACCACCAGCCTGTCCATTGGGTGGGCCTTTGCCACCTGCCACATTGCGTCCAAGTACTTAGCGAGGAAGGTGAAGGACTCCTCCCTCCACTCGCTCATGTCCACGTCTACAATGGCGTTTGACTTCTGATGGAAGAGGGCTAGTTCAACTGGGTCGCTTGAGAAGTCGCTGACCACAGTCCCGCCGTAGGCTAGCACTTCCTCCACGTACTCTCCGTCTGGGTCGACAATAGTAACTGGGACTCCCTCCTTGATGAGCTCCTCCACCAAGACCTTTGCCGTGTTGGACTTGCCGGAGCCCCTTATCCCCAAGATGGCCACACACTTCCTTGTCACCAGCCCCTTAGCGAGTACTATGTCTCCTAATATCATGTGAAGATAACTGGAGCGGGATCCCCTTAAATAGGTTAGCACTAGGTAAGACGGGCGATTTCAGCCTTCTACCTTTATGATAAGAAAGGAGAGGGCGGTGATCAAGGCGTAGGGCAGGACTACGTGAACTATGGGGTACCCAGTTAAGGAGAGCACGAGGGGAGGGAGCGACCCCCCTAGGACGCTCGCCAGCTGGTAAGAGAGGTTGACGTTAGTGTGATTGTACTCTCCCTTGAACAAGTCCACTAAGATAGAGGACTGTTAGGAGTGAGGGTGGAGTCAGAGATGGAGAGGACAAGTTCCCCTGGCAAAAGTAGACGGCTCTCCAGTAGGGCGGTTCCGACCACGAAGAGAGCTATTCCTATCAGTCCCACCTCCTTCCTCCCGACCTGGTTTGCCAAGTAGCCGAATAAGGATGGTAACCAACTGAGTCAGCACTGAGACCAAAACGTCACTCGACACCGAGGCAGTGGCAAAGGGAAGGGAAAAGACGAAGGATGTGAAGATATAGAAGTTTGCGCTCTCGCTTACCTTTATCCCCACAGCGTGAAGTATGCCCTTCCACTCCTTCAAGGCTGAGGCCAAATCGTAGCCCTCCCTACCCCCATGGCTAGGGGCCTTGATAAGGGGAATGGAGAGCAGAGACAGTAAAACCACGAGGAGGAGAGCGTAGTTCCAGCCCTCGAAGTGCCTTGACGAGAGTAAGAGCACTGCCCCTGTCGACAAGGTTAGGGCAATGGGAACGGCTAGCTGTATAAGGCTGAGAAGGAACACCCTAAACCTCGAAGAAGAGAAGGCCTCGGAGAGGGCCACGCTAGCACATCCCCACTCTCCCCCCAAGCTCAAACCTTGAATCACTCTGAAGACGGCCACTGAGGGAGTGGAAGGGACAAGCGAGACGACAAGGGAAGAGGCGACCAAGGTGAGTACTGTGACCACCAAAGAGGCCCTAGTACCGAACCTATCGCCAAAGTATCCCAACACCACGCTACCGAGAAACCTCCCTACGAAGCCCAAGAAGAAGACAAGCGAACCCATTGCCGGAGGGAAGAGTATGAACGCAACTTAGGAGAGGTAGAAGAACGCAAACCGCTCTGCCACCGTCAAGGACACAGCTGACGCAAGGAGGACCCTCACAGGTTTAATTAAGCGTAGTTACTCTTAAGCTGTTTTCCAGCGATGTTAAAATGAGCTCGTAGCCTTCACGCTGAAGGTAAAACTAGAGCTAATTGTAGTCAACTGGTCTACCGAAGAACGAGAACGTCACTTAGGGCAACTTATAGGCTCACTACGTTTGTGAAGACTCGAGTTAACGTTATTGCAGTTCATAAACCCAACACTCTATTTATACATTTTATTTCTAGTTTAAGTTCAATTTTTTATGATAAACCTCCGTAAACCTCGTAGAGAAACTTTAAGTTTACGGGGCGTGAACCTGAACTAAGCCACGAAACTATTTTAGTGAACCTCCTTAAGTTAATTTATCTTAGATGCGAAATGAATAAAACCGTAATAGCGTCCATAATACTGGCTGTACTAGTCACGTCAACGCTAGTGATATCAGAAATATACCTAGGACCCCTGCTATCGGTGAGGTTTATCATAAACCAGCAACCTGCTATAGTATATGGAGCATACTTAAATCTTGGGAACTTGACTCCAGGGTTGTACTATACCTACTCCACCACTGCTTACATAGAGGTTCTTACGCCCGGGGTTTACAACATTACTATCAACGAAATGCTATTCGAGGCGTTCTCGTCCTACAACGTTACGCTCTCTCTGCAAAACTCAACGGCGACGAGCACGCTGACTTTCTCCAACGGCTATCCCTTCAGCCAATCCGTGTACTTGAACAAGGGCAACTACAGCGTCTACATGACTCTGAACTTCGTGGTAAGCAGCAACCCCAGCCTCCTCGACTACAGCGGTCCAGTGATCTACGTGTACTATAAGTAAAGGTAAAGCTTTTTTTCTTTTTCCCTATCTAAGGTATGCTAAATGTCACGTTGCTAGTGCTCGACGTGCTGGCCGGAGCCCTAACGTTCTTCGTTTCAAGGGAAGTGATGACGAGGCTAAGCGGTAGGGAGAAGGAAGTGCTGTTAAGCTCTAGCGTGACCGCTAACGAGGAGAAAGTCCTTGAAGCCATAAGGAACGGCGCTAAAACCCTTAACGAGATAATGAAGTACACCGGGCTCCCCAAGTCAACTGCATACAAGGCCCTAAGGAGACTGGTAAAGGAGGGAAAGATCGAGAGGGTGGGAAACGGAGGGAACGTTAGGTACGTGGAAAAGGAGAAAAACGAAGGGGAGTAGAGACTGTTCTGACATAGCTCCCTGTCTCTCTTCTAATTCTCCCACGCCCTCAGGAGTTTGGGCGAAGAAGTAATAGACTAAAAAAAGGTTTAAGGCGTGTAGACCGCTTGGACGTCTATATAGGCTCCGTTGGACAGGTTAACCCTTACGGTGTAGGTCATCCCGGAGGACAAGGACACGGGCCCGTTGAAGTTCACGGTTATGGCGTTGTTGCCCACTGCGACGGTGCTCGGCATCGCTACGGCCGTGATGTAGTTGGTGCCTAGTATTTGGACTGACAGGATAGTCCCCTGGTACTGGGAGTAGAAGGTCAAGGTGGCGATCCCGTTCCCCCTAATGACGCTCTGGGCAGTAACGGTGGGCCCTGCAGTGGCGTAAGCGGAGAGCTTCTGCAGTACTTTTCCAAGGCCTACGTACACTAGGATTGCACCTATGAAGCCAACGAAGATGGAGACTATGCCCCCAACTTCAGTCAGCGTGTCCTGGTATATACTACCCACTTCGTACAGCCCTATTCCCAGCAGGATCACGCCTATGAGTAGGATTACCTCGGCGATAGGCACTAGGAAGATTCCTATCACTACAAACGTCAACAGCGCGGTTATGATCGATAGTGCCGCCCCCACGAGTATTAGCGTGGTGCCGGTTCTCCCAATACCCACGTCCCTGCCCACGGAGACTAACATCCCTAAGCCGTCCCTCACCCTTAAAATTGATATTACGTCAAGTACTGCACCTACCAAAAGAAGTAGTCCTGCCGCTATTACCAGCCCAGCAACTGCCCCCAGGCCTGCCAACAAGTTTGCCGAGCTTAGGGCCCCTAACGTACCAAATAACAGCCCGACTATTGAGAAGGCCAAGAAGACGGACAGGAGGTTGCCCACTATGTATATCAGCATACCGCTCCTGATCTTCTTGATCCCCTCTATTTCTATGCTTTGATAACTCATATGTTATTTGTTAGTATTTTAGTATTTATACTTTAAAGCAGACATTAAAATGAATTAACAACTAGTAGCCATTTTGTTGCCTATACAACAATAAAGTGAAAGAACTCTTGGGAGCCATAACTATGGTCCTTAAGTTAGGACAGGCTTCTAGAGCCTAGGTGTCGTCATCTCAGCGAGGACGTTGAAGGGAGGAAAATTGTGGGAGGCGAAAGTCAGGACGACATCAGCAGAGCGACTGCCCAGAAGCGGTGGCGTGCCCTAGGCTCCTCTTACGAAGCCGTTAGAGGAAGTGCTCCGGGGTCCTCGGAAGCCTTGTGCGTTTGGTGCACGTAAACGGGGAGTGGACAGTTCGCGTCATCCCTAGACCTTCGTCGCCCTACCCCTTTTCCCTCCCCCCACCAAGTCCCTGTACCTAGATGCGACTATCCCAGCAAGCATCACTAGAATCCCCACTACTTGGAGGAAGGACACCGGGTTCCCGGTAACCTCGTCAAAGGCCGTAGCGAAGATCGGGATGGAGAACGTCAACACGGTCACCCTGCTTACCTTCTCTTCCTTTACTATCAAGTTCCAGAGGAAGAAGAGCAAGGCCCCTCCAAGGAGTGAGGTGTAAGCCACGTCCTCCGCGAAGGCCCAGTTTACCTCCAGCTCAGGGTCTACTGGGGTCATCGCGAGGAGGTACCCACTACCCAGCGTGAACTGGCTAGCGTTAACCACGAGGGGGTCGTAGTCCTTGAGCTTCCTGTAGTACACCGAGAAGAGGGCCCAGAACACCGCGTTCACCACAGTGAGGACACCTCCTAGGAGGCTGACTCCATGGTCTAGCCCGAGGCCGTAAAGCACTACCCCAGAGAACCCTATCCCCACGCCCAACGCCTCCACTGCAGTGGGCCTCTCTGACAGCACTAGGTACGCGAGGGGTATTGAGAAGAGGGGCATGGTGTAGCTCAGCACTGCTGACTCCGAGGGGGAGACGTAGAGGAGGCCGTAGGCCCAAAGCAGGGAGCTGGCGACTGTGAAGACGGA
This window harbors:
- a CDS encoding winged helix-turn-helix domain-containing protein — its product is MLNVTLLVLDVLAGALTFFVSREVMTRLSGREKEVLLSSSVTANEEKVLEAIRNGAKTLNEIMKYTGLPKSTAYKALRRLVKEGKIERVGNGGNVRYVEKEKNEGE
- a CDS encoding undecaprenyl-diphosphate phosphatase, whose amino-acid sequence is MDAVLVGVVLGVVQSVSEWLPISSKTQVLLASTFLLGVSFSVGYSFGLFMEMGTILAAVVYFRREIYGVLRALAGRGNLEDVLLLKYLVMSTLVTGAVGMPIYVAVVDLVRGPAIGVPMTALGLVLIADGLVIHFSRRAYRPKKGVKDMSLREMALVGLAQGLAALPGVSRSGMMTSVLLLLGYKPEDAFKLSFIALIPSALGAIGVTVLLSREVVEKALDEVGLGSLEISVVVATAVSLVLIDGLLKFARTKKVLLLVFALGAMALASGVLSTLTGIG
- a CDS encoding DUF87 domain-containing protein; this translates as MILGDIVLAKGLVTRKCVAILGIRGSGKSNTAKVLVEELIKEGVPVTIVDPDGEYVEEVLAYGGTVVSDFSSDPVELALFHQKSNAIVDVDMSEWREESFTFLAKYLDAMWQVAKAHPMDRLVVIEEAHEFVPQGKQTELSDAIVRIALRGRKRGLGLVFVSQRSAKVNKDALTESELYFLHKVVHPADLKVYKEILPLRPKEVERIVPSLDVGESLFYFNGEVKRVKVRKFELAPSQVQQPNESLV
- a CDS encoding MFS transporter, with product MGSLVFFLGFVGRFLGSVVLGYFGDRFGTRASLVVTVLTLVASSLVVSLVPSTPSVAVFRVIQGLSLGGEWGCASVALSEAFSSSRFRVFLLSLIQLAVPIALTLSTGAVLLLSSRHFEGWNYALLLVVLLSLLSIPLIKAPSHGGREGYDLASALKEWKGILHAVGIKVSESANFYIFTSFVFSLPFATASVSSDVLVSVLTQLVTILIRLLGKPGREEGGGTDRNSSLRGRNRPTGEPSTFARGTCPLHL
- a CDS encoding MFS transporter; this translates as MDIRSVFKPLDQKEFSWFHVRSLITTGMGVFTDGYDLSSIGIVLLTVLSALGITEHSPDYALYTSLISGSALIGAAVGAIIFGMLSNRGRKTFYGVDVALMTVGAVLQAFVTSPIELVLVRFLLGLGVGADYVLSPMIMAEHSNAKDRGKIIALGFGLFWGFGATTAALIYLGLSYFGVSPDVTWRVVLAAGAIPAASVIYLRRKIPETPRYLARIKGDVEGLRKVVKEVVGQELQVSSELRDVKAFSEYFRRFWRNFLVACVLWFLFDIVAYSGILFGPSLIAKSLGINSGVFQLLDEGIFVVPGGIVALSFIDRIGRKPLQVVGFIGIALSLFAFSAYKDIAGAAFSPVVAYALYGMMGFAQQAGPGSISATGLLGVELAPTKVRGIVQSLTVASGRIGASLTSFVFPSLFITYGEGFAVGFLGAIALASAVITWLLVPETKGKPLEESSKEVEVQLEQTNK
- a CDS encoding DUF973 family protein, producing the protein MSYQSIEIEGIKKIRSGMLIYIVGNLLSVFLAFSIVGLLFGTLGALSSANLLAGLGAVAGLVIAAGLLLLVGAVLDVISILRVRDGLGMLVSVGRDVGIGRTGTTLILVGAALSIITALLTFVVIGIFLVPIAEVILLIGVILLGIGLYEVGSIYQDTLTEVGGIVSIFVGFIGAILVYVGLGKVLQKLSAYATAGPTVTAQSVIRGNGIATLTFYSQYQGTILSVQILGTNYITAVAMPSTVAVGNNAITVNFNGPVSLSSGMTYTVRVNLSNGAYIDVQAVYTP
- a CDS encoding MFS transporter, whose amino-acid sequence is MRRPFLFALVLVLLTFSFRASDNMLMTTLPLIAKYYFHFSSLTIGLISSLATVFAFLSSGLLNARLRGEARRRAFFMASATYAFSFPLFYFSSPANVWLLTSLIGFAIGILMPNVVTSASLFPEQRTRERLLSLYTLALSTSLIAGPSIESAVLLKFNLFQAFLLFSPLAVLVFALSFFLDFPRSVQEVEGRVNVWRRSGFKLSVALNLMYGIPFGTLTTFGGIFAVNSFGASYSTATLLFSLFFTTSFLGRLALTVYPPKRLWSFVGLSTSLTFAGLVMAFFSRSLLMYALALVVLGVPHGITYPVSLISISRSFSEGERSVANSYFSAVMTGFSSFVPLLISGVVDVLGIRGSFGVLALVTLFFTAYIFNMFKQVQKQG
- a CDS encoding DMT family transporter; translation: MKVLKYLIPYVVIGTFQYHFAKDALAFSSPVTFNVVRYLVSAGVFLALTRKVVVNRDVMLLSVFTVASSLLWAYGLLYVSPSESAVLSYTMPLFSIPLAYLVLSERPTAVEALGVGIGFSGVVLYGLGLDHGVSLLGGVLTVVNAVFWALFSVYYRKLKDYDPLVVNASQFTLGSGYLLAMTPVDPELEVNWAFAEDVAYTSLLGGALLFFLWNLIVKEEKVSRVTVLTFSIPIFATAFDEVTGNPVSFLQVVGILVMLAGIVASRYRDLVGGGKRGRATKV
- a CDS encoding SWIM zinc finger domain-containing protein, whose amino-acid sequence is MVSARLYEGRKVFLLVVDSEENPLESYVVKIDAGTRVRASCSCPGFAIKGKCKHLSTAMRRVKDYIDYIE
- a CDS encoding protein-L-isoaspartate O-methyltransferase — encoded protein: MEKEYLASRIKNPLLRDAFYKVNREDFLPEHLRNFAYSEKYSGQPLVIFPGVTTTALDLGLYMLDSLELSRGQKILEIGTGIGYYTALMAEIANKVVSVEIHDEMYEYARKRLNYPNVKLMKRDGTLGYDEDSPYDRVIAWASSPTLLCKPFEQLKEGGIMVLPIGWRKQWLYKVKKVNNAPVMERLMEVVFMKMRGVYGFYEEDNDDLEHRVNLLERQLKGLLSRLGFSPQS